The genome window CGACCCGCTTTTGCCCAATGTTGCTGTCTTGATTGGCGATGTGGAAGATGGCGACGGCCCCCTTGCTGAACTTGAAGGTGGGATCGTTTTCGTCGTAGATGCCGAGCTTGAAGCTTTCCTCAATGCTGATCAGTCCGGTCTCGATGAGGTTTTCGAAGGTCTTTTGGTCGGTGTTTTCGACGATTTGGGACAGGCTCTCGGGGGTGAGGCGGTAGTTTCCCTTGGCGTTGAAGTCGCTGGTGATGGCCGCGATGCGGTTTTTCGCTTGGCCGACAATCAGGTCGTCCTTGATTTCGCGGAACGCCGCGATGTCTCTCACGAGCTGCTTAACGTGCGTCTTGAAGGCGTTGTAGGGCGCCATGTCTATGCGGTAGACGTGGGGGGCCTCCTTGAGCAGTTGCTGGCGTCGGCGCTCGGTCAGGATGGGCGAGCTGTAGGAGAAGGAGTCCGCTGCGACGATGCGGATGGACGCGACCTGGTTGGGCAGGATTTGGAATCCGCTGGGCTTGATGCCGACGAAGCTGGTCACCACGATGAGGGCCACGGTCGTCAGAAAGACCAAGGCGCCCACGAGGGAGCTTTCCTCAAGGAAACGAGGCAGGGTCGAAGGCGTCTCAGTGCGCCGTTTCCTCTTCTTGGGGAACGTCTTCTGGAACCATGCCTTTAGTTGCTCGGAAACGGGCATACGATGAGAGACTCTCTAGTGATCAAATGATTCAAATTCGGGCAAGCTTTGCCCCCCTCACTGGTGCGTGTCGCGGTAGCGATCGTAGGCTTGGATGATCTTCTGCACCAGGTGGTGGCGCACGACGTCGCCTGCTTCGAAAAAGTGGAAGTTTATGCCTTTCAAGCCTTTGAGTATGTTTTTGACCTCGAGGAGACCGGAGGAGCGATGCTTAGGAATATCGACCTGAGTGAGGTCGCCTGTAATGACCATGCGGCTGCCTTCGCCCAGGCGGGTAAGAAACATCATCATTTGCTCGGAGGTGGTGTTCTGGGCTTCGTCGAGAATTACGAAGGAATTGCTTAGGGTACGGCCGCGCATGTAGGCGAGCGGGGCGATTTCGATGATGCCGCGTTCGGTGAGCTTTTCGATGTCGGACGGGCTGAGCATGTCGTTGAGGGCATCGTAGAGCGGGCGAAGGTAGGGCAGGATCTTTTCCTGGAGGTCTCCGGGGAGGAAGCCCAAGGTCTCGCCCGCCTCGACCGCGGGGCGGCTGAGGACGATGCGTTCGACTTTGCCTTCGATGAGCAGGGAGACGGCGGCGGCCATAGCGAGATACGTTTTACCCGTACCTGCAGGTCCTATGCCGAATACGATGTCGTTTTCAAAAACGGACCTCAGGTATTGCTTTTGGCCTAAGGTCTTGGGAACGATGCTCTTGCGTTTGGTCTTGATGACGGTGCCACGTTCGAAAAGGGAGCGCAGCTCGTCTTGCTTGCCTGCGGAGACGCCGGCTACGGTCTTCTGGAAGTCTGCCTTCTTGACGGATAGCCCTTGCTCGCGCCCTTCCAGCAGCAGCTCGAAAACGTCGGCTACGGCGTCGATAGAGGACTCCTTGACGGCGTCGATTTGGACCCAGTTGTCGCGAGAGACGACGGTGGCGTGGAAGGTGGACTCCAGCAAATCCAGGTTGTCCTGGTCGCCGCAGTAGAGCTCGCTCAGCTGTCGCGGGCTTTGGAAGTGAATCTTGCGGTTGGGCATTTCAAATAGTGAGTGACGAGGAGTGAGTTTTTGGAGGCGTCGGGCAGGGCGCTTCCGTCTAGAACTCTTTCTTCAGCACTTCCTTGAGGTGCTCCCACATGGCTTCCAGCGACTGGGGGAGGACTCGTGTAGAACCGAGGACCGGCATGAAGTTGGTGTCGCCGCTCCAGCGGGGGACGACGTGTTGGTGCAGGTGCTTGGGCACTCCGGCTCCGGCAGCCTCGCCGAGGTTGATTCCGATATTGAAGCCGTTGGGATTGAGGGCCTTGGCTAGCAGGTTCTTGGCCTTGAGGGTGGTCTTGGTGAAGCAGAGCAGCTCCTCGTCGCTAAGATCCTCTAGGTCAGGCACTTCTCGGTAAGGGAGAATCAGTAGGTGCCCGGCGTTGTAGGGGTAGCGGTTCATGAGGATGAAGCTGTGCTCCTCGCGAGAGAGGATCAGGGTTTCCTTGTCGTTGTCCATCTTGGGCAAGTCGACAAAGGGGCGCCGTTGAGCAGGTGTCTTTTCCTGCTTCACGTATTCCATTCTCCAGTATGCGTGAAGGTGATCCATCTTGATTTAGAAAGGCGCAGAATAGGTTCGAGGGGTGGCTTGTCAATGAGGGCTTCTGGGGGTGAAGGGGCCCCGGACAGGGCTGGAAAGCTGGGGCGGGCGAGAGGTGGCGGCAGTGGTTCGGATTGTGATTATGGCGAGAGGGAGGCTTGCCTTGCGTCGGTAGACTTGGTTTTGAGGGCGGGTGTTTATTTGGATTTATAGAGTCCTTTTTCTGCCGCTTTGGCTGCTGACCTTGCCGGGGTATCTGCTGCATATCCGCAAGCGGGGCGGGTATCGGGAGCGCTTTGGAACGCGTTTTGGTCTCGGTTTACAGGTCCCGCAAAAGAAAGCCGGTTCCAAGCGCATTTGGATACAGGCGGTGAGCCTAGGGGAGATGCTGGCGATCGAGCCCTTGCTGAAGGCTTTGGCCGCTGACGAGCGTATCGAGATTTATCTTACGGTTACGACGAGTACCGGCTACGCCTTGGCGCTGGAAAAATACAGCGAGTTAGCGGTGGGGATCTCTTACTTCCCGATCGACTTTTGTCCGTTCAGCTCCTGCGTTTGGGATCAGATTGATCCAGATTTGGCTATCTGCGCGGAGACGGAGCTCTGGCCAGAGCACACGCATCAAGCCGTGAAGCGAGGGGTGCCATTTCTTCTGGTCAATGGCCGCCTCTCGGATCGCTCCTTCAAGCGAGCCATGAAGTTGCGTGGCTTTTTTCGTACTGTAC of Pelagicoccus enzymogenes contains these proteins:
- a CDS encoding PhoH family protein, which codes for MPNRKIHFQSPRQLSELYCGDQDNLDLLESTFHATVVSRDNWVQIDAVKESSIDAVADVFELLLEGREQGLSVKKADFQKTVAGVSAGKQDELRSLFERGTVIKTKRKSIVPKTLGQKQYLRSVFENDIVFGIGPAGTGKTYLAMAAAVSLLIEGKVERIVLSRPAVEAGETLGFLPGDLQEKILPYLRPLYDALNDMLSPSDIEKLTERGIIEIAPLAYMRGRTLSNSFVILDEAQNTTSEQMMMFLTRLGEGSRMVITGDLTQVDIPKHRSSGLLEVKNILKGLKGINFHFFEAGDVVRHHLVQKIIQAYDRYRDTHQ
- a CDS encoding HIT family protein; translation: MDHLHAYWRMEYVKQEKTPAQRRPFVDLPKMDNDKETLILSREEHSFILMNRYPYNAGHLLILPYREVPDLEDLSDEELLCFTKTTLKAKNLLAKALNPNGFNIGINLGEAAGAGVPKHLHQHVVPRWSGDTNFMPVLGSTRVLPQSLEAMWEHLKEVLKKEF